A genomic region of Vanessa tameamea isolate UH-Manoa-2023 chromosome 11, ilVanTame1 primary haplotype, whole genome shotgun sequence contains the following coding sequences:
- the LOC113400909 gene encoding organic cation transporter protein-like, protein MVQINALIGNFGKYHIWLCIMIFLSKFFVAFHQMAILFLAPPVQYICPHNETCCDAPVYDKTEFTRTIVTEWNLICHKSWQKDFTQTVFQFGVLIGSLVFGLASDRFGRRLALLVAIILEMFTGLITAIMPEYWSFTVLRMFLGTAVGGVMVVSFVLLMEFIGCVHRETLSIIFHIPFIIGHIVLAVFGYYIRDYVHFQISISALSLAQLFYTCVLPESPRWLLSRNKTFKAIKIMEHIAKINNLPIHEIRREIETFQLDSVMIRRKQTVIDLLRNSYLRRNLLIMSFSWFVSGYCYYGVAQFISRLTGNIFLNVVTNGGGCLCGCILAIPLIKFMGRKILIISFNIASSICLITIVLIPEDIGTLIVSCVGDLFSFMAFIVLYLYCSEMFPTVVRNAAIGISSMMARFGSMIAPFVANFRIYGKWCAPVAFGVPPMIAAVLCIFLPETKGTELLMSIEESGTIDRNTYTPSRGRSTVSEEHNKESNY, encoded by the exons ATGGTGCAAATAAATGCTCTTATCGGAAACTTCGGAAAGTATCACATATGGCTTtgcattatgatttttttaagtaaattttttgttGCTTTCCATCAAATGGCTATATTATTTTTGGCTCCCCCAGTGCAATACATTTGCCCACACAATGAAACATGTTGTGACGCGCCTGTTTATGATAAGACCGAATTTACCCGGACGATTGTAACAGAATGGAATTTAATATGTCATAAATCGTGGCAAAAGGATTTTACTCAAACTGTATTTCAATTTGGAGTGCTAATTGGGAGCCTTGTTTTTGGTCTTGCATCAGATAG ATTCGGTAGAAGACTAGCTTTGCTCGTTGCTATTATTCTTGAAATGTTCACTGGATTAATAACTGCTATTATGCCTGAATATTGGAGCTTCACCGTGTTACGAATGTTTTTGGGCACTGCTGTTGGCGGAGTGATGGTAGTTTCATTTGTTCTACTGATGGAATTCATTGGCTGCGTACACAGAGAGACCCTATCTATTATTTTTCACATTCCATTTATTATTGGACATATTGTATTAGCTGTTTTTGGATATTATATAAGAGattatgtacattttcaaaTAAGCATATCTGCTCTTAGTTTAGCTCAGCTGTTTTACACATGCGTGTTGCCTGAATCGCCTAGATGGCTTTTGTCAAGGAATAAAACTTTCAAAGCCATTAAAATTATGGAACACATAGCTAAAAT AAACAATCTTCCAATACATGAAATTCGGCGAGAAATCGAGACATTTCAACTGGATTCTGTAATGATTAGACGAAAACAAACAGTTATTGATTTATTACGCAATTCTTATTTAAGAAGAAATTTATTGATCATGTCATTTTCGTGGTTTGTATCAGGGTATTGCTATTACGGAGTCGCACAATTTATTAGTCGTTTGACAGGAAATATCTTTCTAAATGTAGTGACAAACGGTGGCGGGTGCTTGTGTGGGTGTATTTTAGCGATTCCACTTATAAAATTCATGGGTAGGAAGATACTAATTATCAGTTTCAATATTGCAAGTAGTATTTGTCTCATAACCATTGTCTTAATTCCAGAAGATATTGGAACTTTAATAGTTTCATGTGTCGgtgatttatttagtttcatgGCATTCATTGTTCTTTACTTGTATTGTTCGGAAATGTTTCCGACGGTTGTGCGAAATGCTGCCATAGGTATTTCGTCGATGATGGCGCGATTTGGTTCCATGATAGCACCTTTTGTTGCTAACTTTCGAATTTATGGGAAGTGGTGTGCCCCTGTGGCATTTGGAGTACCGCCAATGATCGCTGCTGTTTTGTGTATATTTCTGCCGGAGACAAAGGGTACTGAACTCTTAATGTCTATAGAAGAAAGCGGTACCATAGATCGTAACACTTACACGCCTTCCCGGGGTCGGAGCACGGTTTCAGAAGAACATAATAAGGAAAGCAATTATTAA
- the LOC113400903 gene encoding organic cation transporter-like protein → MELQNHKEENGISSNQNVPNQDLIQRVTGSFGKYQLYLCLLIFLSKFPVAFHQMAIIFLSPKVEYDCEGSGNNATCPCPNPQYDTSIFTNSIIMEWDLICDRKWLTSFTQTLFQLGTLLGSVLFGMASDRFGRKRPLLLAVVIQVSMGIVAAYVPDFWTFTFVRFLVGMSVGGTMVTGFVMVMEFVGTKYRDVISALYQVPFNMGHMLLPVFGYFLRDFKEFQFAISVPGIILLLYFFLIPETPRWLVAVNKTDEAITILERVAKVNNRPTENIRRDVELYQESVQKNQLKKGNILDLFRTPNLRKNILAMSFNWLTCSYCFYGVSQYVGQLSGNVFVNVAASASVTLLGTLASIPLMKVIGRRTILIVFNAICALCLLILCVIPEGIGSVICASIGVVASFIVFVLVYLYCTELFPTVVRNAALGFSSMMARVGSMLAPFVIELRDVALWMPPLIFAIFPLLAACITFVLPETKGCELMTTIEEGEQFGKKKSTTSKT, encoded by the exons ATGGAGCTTCAAAATCACAAAGAGGAAAATG GCATAAGTTCAAATCAAAATGTTCCGAATCAAGATCTCATACAAAGAGTGACAGGATCTTTCGGAAAATATCAGTTATACTTgtgtttattgatatttttatcaaagtttCCGGTGGCTTTTCACCAAATGGCCATTATATTTCTATCGCCAAAAGTAGAATACGATTGTGAGGGTTCTGGTAACAATGCAACATGTCCATGTCCGAATCCACAATATGATACTTCGATATTTACAAACTCCATTATTATGGAATGGGATTTGATATGTGATAGAAAATGGCTAACGAGTTTTACGCAAACGTTGTTTCAACTAGGAACTTTATTGGGCAGTGTACTGTTTGGAATGGCTTCTGATAG gtTTGGAAGAAAAAGACCTCTCTTACTAGCAGTTGTCATTCAAGTCTCAATGGGTATTGTAGCCGCATATGTTCCAGATTTTTGGACGTTTACGTTCGTTCGATTTTTAGTAGGAATGTCTGTTGGAGGTACAATGGTCACCGGCTTTGTAATGGTTATGGAATTTGTTGGGACAAAATATCGAGATGTCATTTCGGCTCTTTATCAAGTCCCTTTTAATATGGGTCACATGTTGCTGCCAGTTTTTGGATATTTCCTCAGGGACTTCAAGGAGTTTCAATTTGCTATTTCTGTACCAGGGATTATTCTccttttatatttctttctaaTACCCGAGACGCCGCGTTGGTTGGTAGCAGTAAATAAAACGGATGAAGCTATTACAATTTTGGAACGAGTAGCTAAAGT aaataatcgTCCGACTGAAAACATAAGAAGGGATGTGGAATTATATCAAGAATCAGTTCAAAAGAATCAACTTAAGAAAGGAAATATATTGGACCTTTTTCGAACACCGAATCTGCGAAAAAACATTTTGGCGATGTCGTTCAACTGGTTGACTTGCAGTTACTGTTTCTATGGAGTGTCACAATACGTCGGTCAATTAAGTGGTAACGTTTTTGTGAACGTGGCAGCCAGTGCCAGCGTCACTCTACTCGGGACCTTAGCGTCTATACCATTGATGAAAGTAATTGGTAGAAGGACTATTTTGATAGTGTTTAATGCTATATGCGCTCtgtgtttgttaatattatgtGTTATTCCAGAAGGCATAGGTTCTGTTATTTGCGCAAGTATTGGAGTAGTAGCTAGCTTCATTGTTTTCGTGTTGGTATACTTATATTGTACAGAATTATTTCCAACAGTCGTACGTAACGCTGCTCTTGGGTTTTCTTCAATGATGGCGCGTGTAGGTTCGATGCTAGCGCCTTTTGTAATAGAATTGAGAGACGTTGCGCTTTGGATGCCTCCGCTAATCTTTGCGATATTCCCACTTCTAGCTGCGTGTATAACGTTTGTTCTCCCTGAGACTAAAGGTTGTGAGTTGATGACTACAATTGAAGAGGGAGAACAATTTGGCAAAAAGAAATCCACAACtagtaaaacttaa